The following is a genomic window from Homalodisca vitripennis isolate AUS2020 chromosome 5, UT_GWSS_2.1, whole genome shotgun sequence.
aaattttctaacttggtttatttttatttttgttaaaaactagtaaaatacaaatatataagtttaaaagttGAAATGATATTCAATCAAGCTGTACTAGCTTTTATGTACAGTAAATTCAAaagaattaaagtaatatttaatagcaatacGGTTTTTCAGGGGTGTAACCAGGTCTTGGCTTTGGGGGGATGAACCTGATTAGAGAGCACACCATGCCGGGTGATATGGAaccaatctaaatttaaataagttatacagaataaacttaatttaaactaaaaaaaactgcttTATTTAGAACAAGTTTTATTGCTcttatatgaagttttttttttgagtttttaggAGGGTTTTCTTTCTTCTCATCCCCAGATATTTATGCCACTGAAGTTCTCCAAATGTGTTCAatagaagtaatttttaaattttcacttaatACGGTACGGTAGGTCTTACCATTAAACTCGATGCTCTCAGAGGTGCGGATAAGACAGATATCGTGGTTCATTCCTCTCTTATAATAATTGTAGTGCTTTGTGAAGGATTCTACTCCAACATCTAACTTGGGTGGGGCACACTTGCCTCTAAAGCAGTCCTTGGTGTGGTGAACATCGTATTCACCCACTCTGATCATCACCCTGGAGACAGACAACATAGTATTCAGATTGCTGTGTGTAGTGTCATATTATTGATGTTATTGGATGTTGTGAAGCCCATCACTCAAGGAGCTGAACAAAtttcatttgtctgtctgtcctcatctcaaaaataaactgaatttgaaattttgcctgaagtttcatttctatataggtaacaCTGAAGGTACATGTCACTACATCAGTAAGTtttgaaatcagtagttttaaaaacacatcccactggtgtccaagactGGTAAAAaaggatcactgctgagtgcagatgcttaaccagagaaacatttagaaaggttaggcaaggatttgaaaataggttatttttttgcttggacaacaatggctaccaattcGAACATTTGATTTTCAGTTTACAAatgatttacaacagtattcagtgagtagttgtgttgttattagcagtagtacagtagtttgtagactaataactcttgtttaagaaattacattattggctgctgataccaaatgGATTGGCCgattaaaatgatttttacaaaaaaacagcattttttatgagtTTCAATTTGAGGTTGTCACAAGGTAtcagttgccatttcaaaattttgactttgggtACGGGGGGGGGCATAGGGGCGAACAAccccattttgaaattttttgttctCCTAATTAGTATTGTACACTcctgtttacagaattttgatgcTTGGACAACAGTGTATATTTGATAAGTCTTTTAATacaagtttgaagttttcaaatgaacaccctgcaTGTAGCTTATGTTCatgaaatttaattctgaagTATGTTGCTATAAGAACAGCCAAACATGATAAATAACATGTATAAACATGGATGGGTTACAAAAAATTAGGTCAGATATTACAGTTGCtttagatttgtaaaaaataagtatGTTTGACATTTGTCATACAGGTAAAATTATTCTGCTGAACACCATACTAAAAGTATGGGGTGATTCAATTGCTGTTCTGAACTTTATTGTAGCACACTGTTTAAATTAGACTATGACagtcagtttatttaaaataaaaatgaactttaaaataataatttatatataataggaACATCACATCtagtaaaattcattttctgAATGTTCCTTTATCATCTTCAGTATATGTGTTGTAGTaatctttaaagttaaaaaaaagaaaatataaaagttcttgAAACAAGTTAAAACACTATTCATACTAgtagttatattattatcttatctTTCCAACAGAAGTCAGTTTGTTAAAGTtatgtcaacaattttaaaaaaatatcacttttcgtcattgataaaagtaataaataggaTTCCTCAGGGATCCATTTTAGTTAATTACTGTGTGCCTGCTATCTTACAGGCCTGCCAATAGATAGCAAAGCAAATGAATTATTTTGCCTGTATGCAGATGGTACTAATCTCAAAGTGTCTACACCAACATGGGAAGAAGTTGAAAACCTAACCTCTTCATGAAAAGATctatttactattaaacatgtataAGACTAATTTGATTGTGCTCAAAACAAATCAATCTAAAGAaagatttaaacttatttattagtattgaaaACCACAATATTAAGAAAGTAACAAAACAGCATTTTTAAGATGAACTGTAGATAGAAATTTGAAATGGAACGGTGATGTTGGAAGGATTATCGCAAAACTGGCTTCTGGATTGCTTACATTAAGGAAAATGCAGCATTTACCTGATCATAAAACTCTAAACAGTTTAGTTTTCATATatcaaagttaaataacaaaaaaccagaatagttataaaaatattactagacATCTActattataactttttcattaaaattccaacggtacttgttttaacgaaatccgtcaatTTATAAGCGACCACAACCACTTTAGAGATAGGTTTGCACAATccgggagcagcaaacatttttttttaaacttcaacattttatttgtttttttttgttgttgttatttaacattttcaaatgatgccattttggtaatattaaagaaaataacgcaattattttttatcttcctttaatctactatgtgccaaatttggtttctttagcttaactacttataaagataatattttttttaacaaaataaaaaatagtagctAGCAACTAAACAAGAAATTTCTCAacctatatttatatgaaatttttgtttgaaatgataaatACTATCACTCACAGAATTTTATAACACCCTGTATcatataactatacattttttggCAGACCAATTCAGTTGCATAATGGAtcaaatttatacaaacattttcttttattaactGACAACGACCAATTATATGTTTAACGtagtatgaaaataattatgaCCAAATGTGAGGAAACTATGACTGtaaacttttattgtattttttcagcTATTTCTAGAATTGAACTAGATTGATTTTTATGCAGTTCTTTTTAAATGAAAGAGATGTTTTTTCGTTATTTGCACAACAATCTGAATTGactctttttatttcataaatattgccTTACAGTCATTCagagtttattatagtttaaggTTTCCTCAACGTAAAATGTCAGAACTCAACTTTACTTACCgatcaaacaatattctaagtCTACAGAAAATTGTAACTAACAACACTTACAGATTTTCATCAGTGTTGTCAAAACAGCAATGTGCAGCAGTGAGGATGTATCGGTCATTTATAATGGACCCTCCACACATACCCTGTTCTGTGTCCTTCCTGAATGCTACAATAACACACAGgtaaacatataatatagctCCATGACACCTTAAGCATCTAAATGGCATAATCTAGATAGCAGGTTAAGCTGGGACACATATTAATAGTCTGTGACAAAAGTTATCTAGAGTTACCTActtattaagaaaactaaaaacttaTCGATGTTAACTACAGCCCTTACCCCCCttataccttttttaattaattaattaatttttttttttttttataaaaggagaagccgatccccttttaagccttattctgcccgtcctcatgggccactggcctgtgcgaggatcttatcaaacagaataagggggagagtcaatacagtacaaggtcgatggtactgataaaaagtgtaagggtcacagacaggatgcgaacctgcgctatctctaactcagactcaaagtccgacgtcttagaccactcggccatcggcactctcaTCTCCTGTATGGTTTTGCACTTTGGGGCAATAACAGTCATGCAGATAGATTTTTATTTGGCAAAAGAAAGctttaaggaaaattaaatatacaagaaaGCAAGTCACGTTTACCcattttaaagaactttaaataatgacatttcctactatgtactgtatatttattgttgtctAATTGTTAAGGAAAATGTGTACCATTTCAAATTTTGGCAAGATATTCATACCCTCAATACAAGAAATAATTCATTACTTAATCAAGTTTCAGTAaggttagaaaaataaaaaagtagccACATcttcatgaaaattaaattatgtaataaactaCCTCAGAGAGCTTTTAGTATAGATATGAATAGATTTTGAGAATAGTGTAATGAAAACACTCATCTCTCTTCCCACACACTCCTCATATAAGGCCAAAGGGATTCAGTAATGTATAAACATGTATAATCTTATTGCCCCTATAACACAATTCAAATTAAAGTAAATCTCACATGTTATCTCAAATGCTACTTAGGTTAAAAATTGCTTCAGAAGCAAAATCCAATAAAAGTGTAAGAGTGGAGTGAAAAATCTTTTGGTGGCTAAAAACTAACATGTGTTGTGTCAATCCAATTTTCCCAAACAATAAAGTACGTTGCATTTGTAATGTTAGTTTCCTACTCCTCATATGCAGATGTACGTTGTTAGGTTTACTTACATCTATAGATAAGGCGTACCATCCAAGGATACCTCCCCATTTCTGCATTTTGTCCTCCAATGATCTTTCCGAGGGCTTCTGCGCTGCGACCACATTTGCCCCCATTGTCCAGCAAGTACCAGCTGTCATGGGAAGCTACATCTGTACAACAGTTCATGCAGAGGTCACAGCTTAATCAAAGGAaaatgattttacaatttttataaaatagtgctCCTTTCTAAATATAGTAATTTAGCAATTCTGAATTAATCTATTGTTTCAATTTGGGACTTAACAGCTAACTTAAATAGTATTGGATTTGTAATAGAGTATAGACTTTCCAGAACAGTTACAACAACAATTTTGCTCTGAAATCACAtgtcaatataattaataatagctccactatattatactatttttcaacCAATATGTTGTATTGGCCATTGCTCTGCAACATCTTTACAACAGGTCCTACAATGATCACAGCTTCacttatacagatttaaaaaaattatatgattctTTTCTTGGAATGCCTTGGTGTTTGATATTGCATTAGGGCTGTTTTAGCACTCTTTTGAACTCAAcctcaaaaaaataaagaaaactagcAAAAAAGGAACATAATTAACTAGGGATttacaattgatttaaatttttaaatagtttacattttcagtatagtaataaacaaaaaaataacatgtgaaatagatataggtataaaataaaagcgttgaataaaataaattatttgtgtgtaTTAAAAGTGCCAATGTTTCAGATTGAATCAATATCAACAATagtaattttctgttttaaatatgttCCAACCTTCTCGTATATCATCATATGATAAGGTAGAATCGGTGTCCTTTCCTTCAAGACTATTTACAGTGGTATCTtctgatttttctttttttggtggATTTTGTGGTGCTCGTACTCCAGTGACTTCGAATGCACGTCTGATCTCATCATACAGATCGTCGTCATCGTCATCATCAGGCCAGCTAGGGCCTTTGGGTACTTTGTGACCATGTCCTCTGTGACCATGTCTGATACGATTGGTACCATGTGAAGGATTACGTGGGTTATGTACTCCTTGATTCACCTCTCCATTGCCAcctgaaaaatatgatataaatattatattattattatagtgatGTCATatcaaagttatgaatgtttagtttaattaataacataattaatatctAGGTTAATTAGTTCACATTGCGTTGAAACATTGCTGCACAgttaaatctttgaaatatttctgCGTAACTGTGGAGAGCCATTTTCAgtcaacagaaaataaaatgaaattgaaaattatttgttaactaaAGATGGCTCTCCACAGCAAGGCAAAAAAATTCAAGACCTATTTGTCATGTTTTGACACAGTGTGAACCAGAAATTCGGATGTGAGTTACGTCACTACCCACTTAAGCCTAAGAACAAAGAGTATTAATGGTATtaattaactttcaaaaatatcttGATAGGATAATAgtagtatatttgtattaaatgagAGTTCTTAAAAAACAATGATACAAGATAATTATTAGATGTTACGTatcaaagttaaataaatttgggGGGTGATGCTTTACATTTGTAACAATGTGCTAATTCCTCTTTTTGACAAAAATATGAGACTATGGAcatcaaattaaacatattaaaatgaatacattttttgatggaaaaaaattttgttattttaaacacataatcatttaaaataacttttccctataaagaaaaaaaagtgtTTAGTCACTCTACAAGGAATAACAAGAATttgtaaaggaaaaaaaaaacaatcagtaAAGTAAGTAAATCATTTAGACAATCAAGAAAAATACATATggagataaaaatatgaaatttttaaagtatgtacATGAGTAAAGTTTCAAGGAGCagcaagtttttttattaattgaatgacctaaggaaatttgttttttaatataatttaatgatatacATGTGtaccaaaaacttttttttactggagttatttaaaaaaataaataaacatgttataaactACACTTATCTTGTATACTGTAAAATACTCATATCGCTTTCTTAAACTGTCTTTGGACTTGATTACAAGATGTTCCAACAGTCTGCTTAAAATTTCTGTCACTCTTTGAGGAgccatacaaaaatgtttttacattttttctgtcTTCATAAATGGCATTTTAAAACCAATGTGAtcaaaattttctataaaaattatttttttaaactgcatTACCTTAAGATCTGGCTGTACCTGTGGGCATCTTGAATATCTCCATACCAACAACATTAAACCTCAAACACCCATATATGTTTGGTCATAATCATAAGATTTctcatttaaagatataattaatatgcagccaaattaatttttaactgttcAGTATTGCTAATTGATACTCGGAAAAAGtcttaaacatttttctattttatctatttaaatatttcatatgtttatgAAAGTGATCGTATACAAG
Proteins encoded in this region:
- the LOC124361973 gene encoding phenoloxidase-activating factor 3-like, with amino-acid sequence MRSIWYSVTIAALALLLGAHARHFNEFPITGGNGEVNQGVHNPRNPSHGTNRIRHGHRGHGHKVPKGPSWPDDDDDDDLYDEIRRAFEVTGVRAPQNPPKKEKSEDTTVNSLEGKDTDSTLSYDDIREDVASHDSWYLLDNGGKCGRSAEALGKIIGGQNAEMGRYPWMVRLIYRSFRKDTEQGMCGGSIINDRYILTAAHCCFDNTDENLVMIRVGEYDVHHTKDCFRGKCAPPKLDVGVESFTKHYNYYKRGMNHDICLIRTSESIEFNEYVQPICLPVSTKMSELDYADTDMMVAGWGQVESIPEGRLPEILQENKVTVLNASYCESEFGDIVDLRIQVCAGGDVGRDVCAGDSGGPLMLRVAPTDSDEKHYIYGLVSFGAPCNHGDGDPVMGVYTKISAFLTWILDTIEP